A part of Marinobacter psychrophilus genomic DNA contains:
- a CDS encoding SEFIR domain-containing protein: METPKLFISYSWSNPTHEQWVIELANELTESGIHVILDKWDLKEGHDSVAFMEKMVTDPEISKVAIVCDEVYASKADGRSGGVGTETQIISREVYENQEQGKFVAIIPEKDDQGKAFLPTYYKSRIYIDLSEPDNYADNFEKLLRWIYDKPLYTRPEVGKRPSFLEESEGISLGTTATHKRALSAIKENKPFLSGVLDEYLTTFVSNLEKFRITDKDGEFDDQVIDSLEKFIPYRNEAISLFVALAQYAPTEENISKLHRFFEALIPYMNKPESVNSWSKWDFDNFKFIAHELFLYLVAILIKHEKFSEVNLLLNQEYYVPGQSDYGKDVMVGYDAFRAHLRSLEHRNTRLKLNRLSLHADLLEQRSKHSGIEFRHLMQADFILFMRAEVQQSDFYSRWFPDTLVYIGRFHSALEVFARSSSKSYFEKSKCLLGIDKPTDLNELMEAYKTDRNRLPRWQFDSFSPSVLLGYEQLATKA; the protein is encoded by the coding sequence ATGGAAACCCCAAAATTATTTATATCTTATAGTTGGTCTAATCCAACACATGAGCAATGGGTTATTGAGCTAGCAAACGAGTTAACCGAATCTGGCATTCATGTCATTCTAGATAAGTGGGATCTTAAGGAAGGCCATGATTCTGTAGCTTTCATGGAAAAGATGGTTACTGACCCTGAAATATCAAAAGTGGCAATTGTATGCGATGAAGTTTATGCATCAAAAGCAGATGGTCGGTCGGGAGGTGTGGGAACTGAAACGCAGATCATCTCACGTGAGGTATATGAAAATCAGGAGCAAGGAAAATTTGTAGCAATCATTCCTGAAAAAGATGATCAAGGTAAAGCATTTTTACCAACATACTATAAATCTAGGATATATATAGATCTGAGTGAGCCTGATAATTACGCAGACAACTTCGAAAAATTATTGCGATGGATATATGACAAGCCTCTTTATACAAGGCCAGAAGTAGGAAAGCGACCGTCATTTTTAGAGGAATCAGAAGGTATTTCATTAGGGACTACTGCAACCCACAAAAGAGCGCTATCAGCAATTAAAGAAAATAAGCCATTTTTATCAGGTGTTCTAGATGAATATTTGACGACATTTGTGAGTAATCTAGAGAAATTTAGAATTACAGATAAAGATGGTGAGTTTGACGATCAAGTAATAGATAGCCTTGAGAAATTTATCCCGTATCGAAATGAAGCTATTTCTTTGTTTGTAGCGTTAGCGCAATACGCGCCAACGGAAGAAAATATTTCGAAATTGCATCGTTTTTTCGAGGCATTAATACCTTATATGAATAAGCCTGAAAGCGTGAATAGTTGGAGTAAATGGGACTTCGACAACTTCAAGTTTATTGCACACGAACTTTTTCTCTACTTAGTAGCCATTCTTATAAAGCATGAAAAGTTCTCAGAAGTTAACCTTCTATTGAATCAAGAATATTATGTACCGGGTCAATCCGATTACGGCAAAGATGTGATGGTGGGTTACGATGCTTTTCGAGCACACTTAAGGTCGTTGGAGCATAGGAATACTCGGTTAAAATTGAATCGACTATCACTGCATGCTGATCTACTGGAGCAACGTAGCAAACATTCAGGGATTGAGTTTAGACACCTTATGCAAGCTGATTTTATATTGTTCATGAGAGCCGAAGTACAACAGTCTGATTTTTACTCCCGCTGGTTTCCAGACACCTTAGTTTATATTGGTCGGTTTCACAGCGCACTTGAGGTGTTCGCGAGATCTTCATCTAAGTCATACTTTGAAAAATCAAAATGCCTTCTCGGCATAGATAAACCAACAGACCTCAATGAGTTGATGGAGGCTTATAAAACCGATCGAAATAGGTTGCCAAGGTGGCAGTTTGATTCATTTAGCCCATCGGTATTGCTAGGCTATGAACAATTAGCAACAAAGGCATAA